Within the Bacillus pumilus genome, the region ATTAAGATCAATATGGTTGTTCAAAAAGGTGTGAATGATCAGGATGTTTTGCCAATGGCAGCTTACTTTAAAAAAGCAGGACATGTTCTCAGATTTATTGAGTTTATGGATGTCGGAAATACGAACAAATGGAATCTAGAGCATGTCATGACAAAAAAAGAAATCATTGGTCTAATTGACTCAACATTTCCCATCAAACCAGAACCTCCTCAGTACCCAGGAGAAGTAGCCAACCGATTCTTTTACCAGGATGGTTCAGGAGAGATAGGCATTATTTCTTCTGTTTCAGATGCTTTTTGTGGAACATGTAATAGAGCGAGGCTTTCTGCTCGCGGTGAATTGTTTACATGTCTTTTTGCATCATCGGGTTTTGACCTGAAGCGGGTGATTCGTTCGACAAAAGATAATGAAGAAATAAAGAACATATTGAAGGAACTATGGTCGAATAGAGATGATCAATATTCAGCCGAGAGAGAGCAAAAGAAAGATCAGAAAAAAGTTGAAATGTCATACATCGGTGGGTAGTGACAACAAAGTATCATGATCATGATTTTTTGAAAAGTAGAGAAAATGTCATAATCATGATTGAAAATCCTTTTATAGAAATAGGTCTATTCATCTTAGAATCCTATCATGATCAAAAACCAGCAGAGATTCTGCTGGTTTTTAAAATGTTATTTTGTGGCTCAAAAATGTTGAAATAGGCCTAGAAAATCGTTTTTTCAACATTTTTTACTGCTTTACTTTTATAGGAGCTGTGATAAGATCAACTCAATCTTTACCAACTCGATTTTTTCACTCCTGGAATGTGGCCCTTATAGGCAAGCTCACGAAAAGCAATTCTAGACATTTTAAATTTTCGTAAGTAACCTCTAGGGCGACCGGTTAATTCACAGCGGTTTTTTAAGCGGGTAGGGGAAGAGTCTCTAGGTAATTTCCGTAAAGCTTCATAGTCACCTTGTTCTTTTAACTCTTTTCTTAATTCAGCATATTTCAATACAAGCTGCTGCCGCTTTTTTTCTTTAGCAATTTTAGATTTCTTTGCCACTTAAAACCCTCCTGGCTTAATGTTGGATTTTCCATTGAAAGGGGTCTTCAAACGTAGTCCAATTTTGATCAAATTCCTCAGGTGTGAGTAAGCATTGATCAAGTGTTCGAATGATATCTGCTTTAGGTAAATCTACGCCAATAAACACAAGTTTTGTATGCCTGTCACCAAATTCTGCGTCCCACTCATCAAGAAGCTCTGGTTCTTGCTTTAATATCTGTGCTTTTTCTTGCTCAGGCACGGCAGCAATCCAGTAGGCAATTGGTTCAATCTGAACAGATTTTCCAGCCTGTGAAATTAAAATGGTTAAATCATGATGTGTGGCAAGCCATGTAAATCCTTTAGCGCGAACGATTTGCTCTGGCATCTGATCTAACCAATGATTTAACCTGCTAGTATGGAAAGGAAGTCTTCTCTCATAAACAAAGGATGAGATGTTGTATTCTTCTGTTTCCGGCGTATGCTGAGAATGCCCAGCGTTGATTTCTTTAATCCAGCCAGCAGAAGCACTGGACTTTTCAAAGTCGAATAAACCAGTATTTAAAATGTCACTTGGCTTTACTTGCCCTTTTGAGGTTCTGATGATAGATGCTTCTGGTTGAAGTGTTGTCAGCACATGCTCAAGTCGGTCTAATTCTGAGTTTGATACTAGATCACATTTATTGATA harbors:
- the moaA gene encoding GTP 3',8-cyclase MoaA; protein product: MDSILDKRHRPLRDLRISVTDRCNFRCTYCMPAEIFGPDYPFLNKEELLSFEEIEQLATLFAKDLGVVKIRITGGEPLLRKDLPILIEKLSNIPGIEDIAMTTNGTLLPVYADKLKKAGLQRVTISLDSLNPDRFKQMNGRNISIQKVFDGIEAAKKAGLAIKINMVVQKGVNDQDVLPMAAYFKKAGHVLRFIEFMDVGNTNKWNLEHVMTKKEIIGLIDSTFPIKPEPPQYPGEVANRFFYQDGSGEIGIISSVSDAFCGTCNRARLSARGELFTCLFASSGFDLKRVIRSTKDNEEIKNILKELWSNRDDQYSAEREQKKDQKKVEMSYIGG
- the rpsN gene encoding 30S ribosomal protein S14 — translated: MAKKSKIAKEKKRQQLVLKYAELRKELKEQGDYEALRKLPRDSSPTRLKNRCELTGRPRGYLRKFKMSRIAFRELAYKGHIPGVKKSSW
- a CDS encoding GTP-binding protein, with translation MNKRIPITVLSGFLGAGKTTILNHVLQNRKGLKVAVIVNDMSEINIDAELVKQGGELSRSDEKLVELSNGCICCTLREDLLIEVERLCKTGLIDYIVIESTGISEPIPVAQTFSYIDEEMGIDLTRFCRLDTMVTVVDANRFWTDFQSGESLLDRKQAVSDDDEREISDLLIDQIEFCDVLIINKCDLVSNSELDRLEHVLTTLQPEASIIRTSKGQVKPSDILNTGLFDFEKSSASAGWIKEINAGHSQHTPETEEYNISSFVYERRLPFHTSRLNHWLDQMPEQIVRAKGFTWLATHHDLTILISQAGKSVQIEPIAYWIAAVPEQEKAQILKQEPELLDEWDAEFGDRHTKLVFIGVDLPKADIIRTLDQCLLTPEEFDQNWTTFEDPFQWKIQH